Proteins found in one Crassostrea angulata isolate pt1a10 chromosome 3, ASM2561291v2, whole genome shotgun sequence genomic segment:
- the LOC128175404 gene encoding WD repeat and HMG-box DNA-binding protein 1-like, translating into MPSCSPLRYAHSEGLTSLCYDDKGKYILTCGSDGDVRIWEGAEDDDAISHGTGDKAFCVAYKNDRFYIATDANTVQAYTFPGGSPDGILARFTAPANHICINQMGTTLVAGSSDFTIKLVDISSGDTKKFEGHEAPVLSVALDPKEEFLASSSCDGSVVIWRVENKEKVKKFQILPKVGDISLTKGLCRLCWEKNGQFLYVPLENEIQIYDRNSWSTTGSIQDSQFSGVYSVLDLSTDGTHLAAGCYDGHILIFDLKTKTCVDRFKHESGLSIMSLSWNPSNQTEIAFCDREGQLGLLSEINLIGGNQPAKEQRVKETLGIFEDDDDDAELVQASDEPSKEQIFDEDSNDSTPASVLKPLDDDLASEDGEAPPVIPVQTRIIERPGFVPTPPQGAFQPGSTPKHLSSRFMMWNAVGIIKQFNTEEEESIDIEFHNTAIHHAMHLTNSAGYTMGDVSTEAVVLASPGEDSDPSKLTCMHFGSWDNSKEWTIPMDDGEAIEALAIGEDWIAVATSGRLIRIFSLGGIQRDIFSIPGPVVCLSAHTNQLLIAYHRGMGLPGDQCLGVHLMTVEGATQINHQPLPLSHKSSLAWMGFSAEGTPFYMDSSGIVRMCNRRFGMSWVQVANTKSHTKGKSDNYWIVSVHENPQQLRCIPCKGARFPPVLPRPAVGILPFQVPLCQMNTEKSQYEEVFHRTQLLSSHLQFWNTIGYEYDTSIASELAKPSQEALMKLFALSARSDREFRALEVCEMMSEPHTLQLAIKYACRLKYMQLAERISEVVQRKSAEQAEEVEEEEEEVVHRVQRVHNHQNHVQENEEMEEEDVEVDQENAETNSAGGPLLNLKAKSKNEVLSQSYGSSGRSNPFKVLTPQKPEPTKGTQVFDGMSKKKQTSPGQVMLKNTRPVKAVKRTPQSQGKITSVKSTNEEDKQEESQKKSKSAFDLWFEETKSQLMEELPEADEESLVQTAAERFRKIPKEERQIWIQKSKEGDNKKRKREEEEIPTRKVNPKLAGFAFSKD; encoded by the exons ATGCCGTCCTGTTCGCCGTTGCGATACGCTCACAGCGAAGGATTAACAAGTTTGTGCTATGACGATAAAGGAAA ATATATCTTGACCTGTGGCTCAGATGGAGATGTCAGAATATGGGAAGGGGCGGAGGATGATGATGCTATATCCCATGGAACTGGTGATAAGGCATTCTGTGTTGCATACAAG aatgaCAGATTTTACATCGCTACTGATGCAAACACTGTGCAGGCATATACTTTCCCAGGGGGCTCTCCTGATGGGATTCTGGCAAGATTTACTGCCCCTGCCAACCATATCTGCATCAACCAGATGGGAACGACATTAGTAGCTGGATCTAG TGACTTCACAATAAAACTTGTTGACATTTCCTCTGGGGACACCAAGAAGTTTGAAGGACATGAGGCCCCTGTATTAAGTGTAGCCTTAGACCCTAAAGAAGAATTTCTG GCATCCTCTAGTTGTGATGGAAGTGTGGTGATATGGAGAGTTGAGAATAAGGAGAAAGTGAAAAAGTTCCAAATCCTTCCCAAAGTGGGTGACATTAG TTTGACCAAAGGATTGTGTAGGCTATGTTGGGAAAAGAATGGGCAG TTCCTGTATGTTCCTTTGGAGAATGAGATCCAGATCTACGACAGAAATTCCTGGTCAACAACTGGATCAATACAAGACAGTCAGTTTTCTGGA GTGTACTCTGTCCTGGATCTCTCAACTGACGGAACACACCTGGCGGCAGGATGTTATGACGGCCATATTCTCATCTTTGACCTCAAAACCAAAACCTGTGTGGATAG GTTTAAACATGAGAGTGGATTGTCCATCATGTCACTATCTTGGAATCCTAGCAACCAGACAGAAATAGCATTTTGTGATAGAGAG gGACAGCTTGGACTTTTGAGTGAAATAAATCTTATAGGAGGAAACCAG CCTGCAAAGGAACAAAGAGTAAAAGAGACTCTGGGGATTTTTGAGGATGACGATGATGATGCAGAATTAGTTCAAGCCTCTGATGAGCCGAGTAAAGAGCAGATTTTTGATGAAGACAGCAATGACTCAACACCAGCCAGTGTCTTAAAGCCCCTTGATG ATGACTTGGCATCAGAGGATGGTGAGGCTCCTCCGGTCATCCCAGTACAGACCAGAATCATTGAGAGACCGGGGTTTGTACCAACACCCCCTCAAGGGGCCTTCCAGCCAGGATCCACCCCCAAACACCTCTCTAGCAGATTCATG ATGTGGAATGCTGTTGGAATTATAAAGCAGTTTAACACAGAGGAAGAGGAGTCAATAGATATCGAGTTCCACAACACCGCTATACACCATGCCATGCACTTAACAAACTCAGCGGGTTACACTATGGGGGACGTCTCGACAGAAGCTGTGGTCCTAGCCAGCCCGGGGGAGGACTCTGACCCAAG TAAGTTGACCTGCATGCATTTTGGATCTTGGGATAATTCTAAGGAGTGGACCATTCCCATGGATGATGGAGAAGCAATAGAG GCTCTGGCAATCGGCGAGGACTGGATTGCAGTAGCCACCTCAGGGAGACTAATCAGAATCTTTTCTCTGGGAGGCATCCAGAGGGATATTTTCTCCATACCAGGTCCTGTGGTGTGCCTCTCAGCTCACACAAACCAGCTGCTCATTGCCTACCACAGAGGAATGG GTTTGCCGGGAGACCAGTGTCTTGGAGTACATCTGATGACAGTAGAGGGAGCCACCCAGATAAACCACCAGCCACTCCCCCTGTCCCACAAGAGCTCACTTGCTTGGATGGG attttctgcTGAAGGCACACCTTTTTACATGGATTCATCTGGAATAGTGAGAATGTGTAATAGAAGATTTGGGATGAGCTGGGTGCAAGTAGCAAATACCAAATCACAT ACAAAAGGAAAATCCGATAATTACTGGATTGTTAGTGTACACGAAAATCCCCAACAACTTCG GTGTATACCTTGTAAGGGGGCCCGCTTTCCTCCGGTCCTCCCCCGACCAGCTGTGGGAATCCTTCCCTTCCAGGTTCCCCTTTGTCAAATGAACACTGAAAAGAGTCAGTATGAG GAAGTATTTCACAGAACACAGTTGCTAAGCAGCCATTTACAGTTCTGGAATACCATTGGTTATGAATATGACACTTCAATAGCTAGCGAACTTGCTAAGCCCTCACAAGAAGCCCTGATGAAACTATTTGCT TTATCTGCTAGATCAGATAGAGAGTTTCGGGCTTTAGAGGTTTGTGAGATGATGTCAGAGCCACACACTCTGCAGCTAGCCATTAAATATGCCTGTCGCCTGAAATACATGCAGCTGGCCGAGAGGATCAGTGAGGTGGTTCAGAGGAAGTCCGCTGAACAAGCAGAGGAGGTGGAGGAGGAAGAGGAAGAAGTGGTTCATAGGGTTCAAAG AGTTCACAATCACCAAAATCATGTTCAGGAAAATGAAGAGATGGAAGAAGAAGATGTGGAGGTTGACCAGGAAAATGCAGAAACAAACAGTGCTGGTG GGCCTTTGTTGAATTTGAAAGCCAAGAGCAAAAATGAGGTGTTATCCCAATCTTATGGGTCTTCAGGGAGGTCTAATCCATTCAAG GTTTTAACACCCCAGAAACCAGAACCAACAAAAGGAACTCAGGTGTTTGACGGCATGTCAAAAAAGAAACAGACGAGTCCAGGACAGGTCATGCTGAAAAATACGAGACCTGTCAAGGCTGTAAAGAGA ACTCCTCAGAGCCAAGGAAAGATAACTTCTGTAAAGTCAACAAATGAGGAAGACAAACAGGAAGAATCACAGAAAAA ATCTAAAAGTGCTTTTGACCTGTGGTTTGAAGAGACAAAGTCTCAGCTAATGGAGGAATTGCCAGAAGCAGACGAAGAAAGTTTGGTACAAACCGCTGCGGAACGATTCCGAAAAATTCCAAAGGAAGAACGACAG ATCTGGATTCAGAAATCAAAAGAAGGAGATAATAAGAAGAGAAAACGAGAAGAGGAAGAAATTCCCACAAGGAAGGTCAACCCCAAACTGGCAGGCTTTGCCTTCTCCAAAGACTAA